One Paenibacillus riograndensis SBR5 DNA segment encodes these proteins:
- a CDS encoding ABC transporter substrate-binding protein, with protein MMERKGKGRGKVFYGLLTVILLLAALLAGCSSSEGKNGADSGNAAKDQGNAEQSGKPVTLKFTFWGSPQEKAAIEKATQAFTEKYPNIKVDAIHIPEADYDAKITAMVAGNEAPDLGYMHGELADPWQKDGKFVNMFELLDADKELKRSDFLDYIWFKSSEDFAYGISTAGETFGLFYNKDLFDAAKVEYPPAKPEMAWSWDEFVKVAQQLTLDKNGKNAADPGFDPDNIKQFGVSFETWHGPVHATVINNEGEWVTKDGKFGFSQPEAAEAIQRLADLINVYHVAPSPVQMKSIPSQAVALQSKLAAMSMHGQWINLDLGAAKVNYDIGVLPKMKRSVPMGISGASVIYKSSKHQEEAWLLTKFLENPEGAIDLYKGGLWMPTMTKWYTDPELVAKWAENNPAHPSGFKDAMMNNLLNNGVPNGSYYIKNFSKVNAITFSGMDEVWLGKKTALEAMKELEAKIQPEIRGRYDVSP; from the coding sequence ATGATGGAGCGCAAGGGAAAAGGGCGTGGAAAAGTATTCTATGGGCTGCTGACAGTAATTTTGCTGCTGGCCGCCCTGCTGGCAGGATGTTCAAGCTCTGAAGGCAAAAATGGGGCCGATTCGGGAAATGCAGCGAAGGATCAAGGAAACGCAGAGCAGTCGGGGAAGCCCGTAACGCTAAAATTTACGTTCTGGGGCAGTCCGCAGGAGAAGGCGGCCATAGAAAAGGCGACCCAGGCCTTTACGGAGAAATATCCGAATATTAAGGTGGACGCCATTCATATTCCGGAAGCGGATTATGATGCCAAGATTACGGCAATGGTGGCCGGTAACGAAGCACCGGATCTGGGCTATATGCATGGCGAGCTGGCAGATCCGTGGCAAAAGGACGGCAAGTTCGTCAATATGTTTGAACTGCTGGATGCCGATAAGGAGCTGAAGCGGAGTGACTTTCTGGATTATATCTGGTTCAAGTCCTCCGAGGATTTCGCATACGGAATCAGTACGGCCGGTGAAACCTTCGGCTTGTTCTATAACAAGGATCTTTTTGATGCAGCCAAGGTGGAATATCCCCCTGCCAAACCGGAAATGGCCTGGAGCTGGGATGAATTCGTGAAGGTCGCACAGCAGCTGACTCTCGATAAAAATGGTAAAAACGCCGCCGATCCGGGATTTGATCCTGATAATATCAAGCAGTTCGGCGTTTCCTTTGAAACTTGGCACGGACCTGTCCACGCCACAGTGATTAACAATGAAGGGGAATGGGTGACCAAAGACGGCAAATTCGGGTTCAGCCAGCCGGAAGCGGCGGAAGCGATCCAGCGCCTGGCGGATTTAATCAACGTGTACCATGTGGCCCCGTCACCGGTGCAAATGAAGTCGATTCCTTCCCAGGCGGTTGCCCTGCAATCGAAGCTGGCAGCGATGTCGATGCACGGCCAATGGATCAATCTGGATCTCGGTGCCGCCAAGGTCAATTATGACATCGGTGTGCTCCCCAAAATGAAACGCAGCGTTCCCATGGGAATCAGCGGAGCTTCTGTCATCTATAAATCAAGCAAGCATCAGGAAGAAGCCTGGCTGCTGACAAAATTTCTGGAGAATCCGGAAGGCGCCATTGATCTGTATAAAGGCGGATTGTGGATGCCTACAATGACCAAATGGTATACCGATCCTGAACTGGTAGCCAAATGGGCGGAAAATAATCCGGCTCACCCCTCCGGCTTCAAGGATGCGATGATGAATAATCTGCTGAACAACGGGGTACCGAACGGGTCGTATTACATTAAAAATTTCTCCAAAGTGAATGCGATTACCTTCTCCGGCATGGATGAGGTATGGCTGGGCAAGAAAACCGCTCTGGAGGCGATGAAGGAGCTTGAAGCAAAGATTCAGCCGGAAATCAGAGGGCGTTATGATGTCTCCCCTTGA
- a CDS encoding Ig-like domain-containing protein, which yields MLRYNFDEGQGTTVADASGNGHEGKVQGALDWEAQGHKNGALTFSGASGNYISAGTDPALQPGSMTLSYWVKRTGAMNDKENVLLWFKPEGNYAGNGFFITYNGNSSIVYVDGVNGFYVKQSPEAFLPLNEWTNVVFTFDAATKTGAIYRNGVAQQVDTDGSPGSITATNDVKKIGVSGYGNGAQLNAGLDDFRIYSGVMSASQVKALYEDKDIQSVEPVSVTTAAAVAPVLPDTVQVKYENGSEGTAEVSWNSVPEEDYALPGEFTVAGQVEGTAWPAAATVTVTDPVERTIVELKEVHITTTAGVAPVLPTVVQATYSDHTIGETSVIWPAIDPALYAAPGVFSVTGTAGGTDQPAVAKVSVLDAEAPVIVSLQDVEVVTTAGNAPLLPSVVTAVYSDSSSRAVPVVWQTIPPQQYARAGSFTVNGAVEGTDLAARAKVTVTGPTVTPAPTPAPTPTSNPNPATTPTPKPAPAASAAPASGLKVVGEEAFTAGPAAAAVEITLGQGQARASLPVNAGALLGTRALVIRDGEASLQIPASVLTELGTKLAEAKRSGAAIMIKLAPVPEGAAPAGNGSGIYRQEGTAYEFGLVLRAADGSEITLSSFSQPVRAMLPYADSAVNVELLGVYLKHGDTSQWSYVGGTADKTSKKVVLMLDHFSTYAVLSYDATYTDVPPDHWAFAALKSLSAKHVVTGLPDSLFAPAQTTTRAEFTAMLVRALNLKSTGGQLPFQDVQDGSWYTGSVAAAYEAGLVQGVSATAFAPDARMTREQMAVLLIKAYEYKQGQAASRGGLKNLSDSALISVWAKAQVDQAVAHGMMQGTGDGRFDPQGPVSRAQGAQAMYNFLRAVN from the coding sequence GTGCTCCGCTATAACTTCGACGAAGGGCAGGGAACTACTGTTGCCGATGCCTCGGGGAACGGACATGAAGGAAAAGTTCAGGGCGCTTTGGATTGGGAGGCGCAGGGGCATAAGAACGGGGCGTTGACCTTCAGTGGAGCAAGCGGCAATTACATCTCTGCCGGCACTGATCCGGCCCTCCAGCCAGGCAGTATGACGCTGTCCTATTGGGTCAAACGCACCGGAGCCATGAATGACAAGGAGAATGTGCTGCTGTGGTTCAAGCCTGAGGGCAACTACGCGGGCAACGGATTTTTTATCACCTACAACGGCAACTCCAGTATTGTGTACGTAGATGGAGTAAACGGCTTCTATGTGAAGCAGTCGCCTGAGGCGTTTTTGCCGCTGAATGAATGGACAAATGTGGTCTTCACCTTTGATGCGGCGACCAAGACCGGAGCAATCTACAGAAACGGTGTGGCCCAGCAGGTTGACACCGATGGTTCCCCAGGCTCCATTACAGCTACAAACGATGTGAAGAAAATCGGGGTCTCCGGTTATGGCAACGGGGCACAGCTGAATGCCGGACTTGATGATTTCCGCATCTACAGCGGGGTAATGAGCGCTTCGCAGGTAAAAGCGTTGTATGAAGACAAGGACATTCAAAGTGTAGAACCGGTCAGCGTAACGACGGCTGCAGCCGTTGCACCTGTCCTGCCGGACACGGTTCAAGTGAAATATGAGAACGGAAGCGAAGGGACAGCTGAGGTCAGCTGGAACAGTGTGCCGGAGGAGGACTATGCACTGCCTGGAGAGTTTACGGTTGCGGGACAAGTGGAAGGCACAGCATGGCCTGCTGCAGCGACGGTAACCGTAACTGACCCAGTGGAACGAACGATTGTTGAGCTGAAGGAGGTACACATTACCACAACAGCAGGAGTCGCCCCTGTGCTGCCTACGGTAGTTCAGGCTACGTACTCCGACCATACGATTGGCGAAACCTCTGTCATCTGGCCGGCCATTGACCCGGCTCTGTATGCGGCGCCGGGAGTCTTCTCCGTGACCGGAACCGCTGGCGGAACGGATCAGCCCGCTGTAGCCAAGGTTTCCGTGCTTGATGCAGAGGCCCCTGTCATTGTCAGCCTTCAGGATGTGGAGGTTGTGACCACAGCAGGGAATGCACCGCTGCTGCCGTCGGTAGTCACGGCAGTATACAGTGATTCGTCTTCCCGTGCGGTTCCCGTAGTCTGGCAGACGATTCCCCCGCAGCAGTATGCCCGCGCCGGAAGCTTCACCGTGAACGGTGCAGTGGAAGGTACGGATTTGGCGGCCAGAGCGAAGGTTACCGTGACAGGACCAACGGTCACACCGGCACCAACGCCGGCACCTACACCAACGTCAAACCCAAATCCGGCAACGACACCAACGCCAAAACCGGCACCGGCAGCGTCTGCAGCCCCGGCCTCCGGATTGAAGGTGGTTGGCGAAGAAGCATTCACCGCCGGGCCGGCGGCCGCTGCTGTAGAGATCACGCTGGGTCAGGGACAGGCCCGGGCCTCGCTGCCGGTGAATGCCGGAGCACTGCTGGGCACCAGAGCCTTGGTGATCCGGGACGGTGAAGCCTCATTGCAGATTCCGGCGTCTGTTCTGACAGAGCTTGGAACGAAGCTGGCAGAGGCTAAGCGCAGCGGAGCAGCAATTATGATCAAGCTTGCTCCGGTTCCGGAAGGAGCAGCCCCTGCCGGAAATGGCAGCGGCATCTACCGTCAGGAAGGGACGGCCTATGAATTCGGGCTGGTGCTGCGTGCTGCGGATGGATCGGAAATTACATTGTCTTCCTTTTCCCAGCCGGTCCGTGCCATGCTTCCCTACGCTGATTCGGCTGTGAACGTGGAACTGCTTGGGGTGTACCTGAAGCACGGAGACACCTCGCAGTGGAGCTATGTGGGAGGAACAGCAGACAAGACCAGCAAGAAGGTTGTGCTTATGCTGGACCATTTCAGCACCTATGCCGTGTTGTCCTATGATGCCACATACACGGATGTTCCTCCTGACCACTGGGCGTTTGCAGCATTGAAATCGCTCAGCGCCAAACATGTGGTCACAGGGCTCCCGGACAGCCTGTTTGCTCCTGCCCAAACGACCACACGGGCTGAGTTTACTGCTATGCTGGTCAGAGCGCTTAATCTGAAGAGCACTGGCGGGCAGCTTCCGTTCCAGGATGTGCAGGACGGCAGCTGGTACACCGGGTCCGTAGCGGCGGCCTATGAAGCCGGACTGGTTCAAGGGGTATCAGCAACCGCATTTGCACCGGATGCCAGGATGACCCGTGAGCAAATGGCTGTGCTTCTCATCAAGGCCTACGAATACAAACAAGGTCAGGCGGCTTCGCGCGGCGGATTAAAAAATCTGAGTGATAGTGCCCTAATCTCGGTCTGGGCTAAAGCACAAGTGGATCAAGCAGTCGCTCACGGCATGATGCAAGGGACAGGTGACGGGCGGTTTGACCCGCAGGGACCCGTGTCCCGGGCGCAGGGCGCGCAGGCAATGTATAACTTTTTACGTGCGGTGAACTAA
- a CDS encoding glycoside hydrolase family 127 protein, translating into MNDKTTPAPGKVQIHDPFWSEYVRLVREVMVPYQWEALNDRIEGAEPSHAIRNFKIAAGQEEGEFYGMVFQDSDVGKWLEAVAYLLETKRDSALEEIADGVIELLALAQREDGYLNTYFMLKEPGREWTNLAECHELYCAGHLIEAATAYYRATGKRKLLDAASRYADYIADVFGTEPGKLQGYDGHQEIELALVKLFHATGEEKYLQLSRYFLEQRGSQPHYFEQEWEKRGRTLHFPQLSMVHDHPYSQSHLPVREQTTAEGHAVRLVYMCTAMADIALETKDAGLLEACRKLWDNIVNKRMYITGGIGSMEQGEAFTADYDLPPDLAYAETCASVGLIFFARRMLELEHNSKYADVMERALYNTVISGMSLDGTKFFYVNPLEVYPEVLGKNKNYNHVKAERQGWFTCACCPPNVARLVASLGDYIYTVQGDTLYVELYIGGRMETVVQGIPAVVEQFSNYTSDGTVRLVVTPEQAGEFTVALRMPDWCDEARVALNRETGVRHGGNEDGYIRLTRSWVPGDTIELSFSMPVKRMKGHPLIRHTFSKVALQRGPFVYCLEEADNGKRLYQLRLPLDSESTLGEEPGFPEGIRTISVPGKRMQPEPGWGEELYGSSSSLKSREVQLKFIPYFAWANRGIGEMSVWIGEEQQR; encoded by the coding sequence ATGAATGATAAAACCACACCGGCTCCGGGCAAGGTTCAAATCCATGATCCCTTCTGGTCGGAATATGTCCGTCTGGTCCGTGAAGTTATGGTTCCGTATCAGTGGGAAGCATTGAATGACCGTATTGAAGGGGCCGAACCGAGCCATGCGATCCGTAATTTTAAGATTGCGGCAGGCCAGGAGGAAGGCGAGTTTTACGGAATGGTTTTTCAGGACAGTGATGTAGGCAAATGGCTGGAGGCTGTGGCGTACTTACTGGAAACGAAACGGGATTCCGCGCTTGAGGAAATTGCAGACGGCGTCATAGAGCTGCTTGCTCTGGCCCAGAGGGAAGACGGCTATCTGAATACCTACTTTATGCTGAAAGAACCGGGCAGGGAGTGGACCAATCTGGCCGAATGCCACGAGCTGTATTGTGCCGGACATTTAATCGAAGCCGCCACAGCCTATTACAGGGCCACCGGTAAAAGAAAGCTGCTGGATGCGGCCAGCCGGTATGCGGATTATATTGCCGATGTGTTTGGAACGGAGCCCGGCAAGCTGCAGGGCTACGACGGCCATCAGGAGATTGAACTGGCACTGGTGAAATTGTTCCATGCTACAGGCGAAGAGAAGTATCTTCAGTTAAGCCGGTATTTCCTGGAACAGCGGGGAAGCCAGCCGCATTACTTCGAACAGGAATGGGAAAAACGCGGCCGGACCCTGCATTTTCCGCAGCTCTCCATGGTTCATGACCATCCGTACAGCCAATCGCATTTGCCTGTCAGGGAGCAGACCACAGCGGAGGGACACGCGGTACGCCTGGTCTATATGTGTACGGCGATGGCCGACATTGCCCTTGAAACCAAGGATGCCGGCCTGCTGGAGGCCTGCCGGAAGCTGTGGGACAACATTGTAAATAAACGGATGTACATTACGGGCGGCATCGGGTCCATGGAGCAGGGGGAAGCCTTTACCGCTGACTATGATTTGCCGCCGGATCTGGCTTATGCAGAAACCTGCGCTTCCGTAGGGCTGATCTTTTTTGCCCGGCGCATGCTGGAGCTGGAGCACAACAGCAAATATGCGGATGTCATGGAGCGGGCGCTCTATAATACCGTCATCAGCGGAATGTCCCTGGACGGCACCAAGTTCTTCTATGTGAACCCGCTTGAGGTGTACCCGGAAGTGCTGGGTAAGAATAAAAACTACAATCATGTGAAGGCCGAACGCCAGGGCTGGTTCACCTGTGCCTGCTGTCCGCCGAATGTCGCCCGTCTTGTAGCTTCGCTCGGGGATTATATTTATACGGTGCAGGGGGATACCCTGTATGTCGAGCTCTATATCGGGGGCCGCATGGAAACGGTTGTTCAAGGCATTCCGGCAGTGGTTGAACAGTTCTCCAATTACACGTCGGATGGCACCGTCCGCCTGGTCGTAACCCCTGAACAGGCCGGGGAATTTACGGTTGCACTGCGCATGCCGGACTGGTGCGATGAGGCCCGGGTGGCGCTCAATCGTGAGACCGGGGTCCGGCATGGCGGGAATGAGGACGGATATATCCGCCTGACCCGCAGCTGGGTACCCGGCGATACCATTGAGCTGAGCTTCTCAATGCCGGTCAAACGGATGAAAGGGCATCCGCTGATCCGCCATACGTTTTCGAAAGTGGCGCTGCAGCGCGGTCCGTTTGTCTACTGCCTGGAGGAGGCCGATAACGGAAAAAGACTGTACCAGCTGCGGCTGCCCCTTGATAGTGAAAGTACACTAGGGGAGGAGCCGGGGTTTCCCGAGGGCATCCGGACGATTTCGGTTCCAGGTAAACGAATGCAGCCGGAACCGGGCTGGGGGGAGGAGCTGTATGGCAGTAGTTCATCCCTGAAGAGCCGGGAGGTGCAGCTGAAGTTCATTCCGTATTTTGCCTGGGCCAATCGCGGTATCGGTGAAATGTCCGTCTGGATTGGGGAAGAACAGCAAAGATGA
- a CDS encoding carbohydrate ABC transporter permease: MQTTEKTKFSVPSLLLVLLFVMLAALMLFPLYALFLASLKPATELFRYGLNVRLDFNLMSLDNYKSIFSGLGAAGNYFGWYKNSLIITVLFTLLSLLFSSMVGYGLGMYRFRGRNLIFTLVLVVMMIPVEIILLPLYKLMISLKLINTIWGVILPFIVAPLPIFFFRQFALGLPKDFMDAGRIDGCSEYGIFFKIMVPLMAPAFGAITILQAMNSWNNFLWPLIVLRTTEQFTLPIGLASFVSPLGNNYEALIAGAVLAILPILVLFLFFQRFFMEGLTVGGIKG; the protein is encoded by the coding sequence ATGCAGACTACAGAGAAAACCAAATTCAGCGTCCCCTCCCTGCTGCTAGTGCTTTTATTTGTGATGCTGGCCGCTCTGATGTTATTTCCGTTATATGCCTTGTTCCTTGCCTCCCTGAAGCCGGCTACAGAGTTATTCCGCTACGGCCTGAATGTCCGGCTGGATTTTAATCTGATGAGTCTTGACAATTATAAAAGCATTTTTTCCGGCCTGGGGGCGGCGGGCAATTATTTTGGATGGTATAAGAACAGTCTGATCATTACCGTTCTGTTCACCCTGCTCAGCCTGCTGTTTTCTTCCATGGTTGGCTACGGGCTGGGGATGTACCGCTTTCGGGGCCGGAATCTTATTTTTACCCTGGTGCTCGTGGTGATGATGATTCCCGTAGAAATTATTCTGCTGCCGCTCTATAAGTTAATGATTTCCCTGAAGCTGATCAATACGATCTGGGGCGTCATTCTGCCCTTTATCGTCGCGCCGCTGCCGATTTTCTTCTTCCGCCAGTTTGCGCTTGGCCTGCCTAAGGATTTCATGGATGCGGGCCGGATCGACGGCTGCTCGGAATACGGGATTTTCTTCAAAATTATGGTGCCGCTGATGGCCCCGGCGTTCGGGGCGATTACCATCCTGCAGGCGATGAACAGCTGGAACAACTTCCTGTGGCCGCTGATCGTGCTGCGGACGACCGAGCAATTCACATTGCCGATCGGGCTGGCTTCCTTTGTCTCCCCTTTGGGAAATAACTACGAGGCGCTGATCGCGGGAGCTGTACTAGCCATTTTGCCTATTTTAGTTCTATTCTTATTTTTCCAGCGCTTTTTCATGGAAGGCTTGACCGTCGGCGGAATCAAGGGGTAA
- a CDS encoding carbohydrate ABC transporter permease, translated as MQIERELTKNPRRSYQLGNSQKLAPYVFVFPFLLSFAVFFAYPLINAGVMSFQEVLPGEVTFTGLDNYRALWNEDFGAALYNSSRYTVWTLLLLIPVPMILAVLLNSKKMPWSNFFRSTLFIPALTSVVVAGVVFRLIFGELDGALMNSVLHLFGISSQRWLYSSSLGMFALLVLAGWRWIGINILYFLSALQSIPGELYEAAEIDGAGAFRKLIRITVPLLKPITIYVVTITIYGGYAMFTESYMLWAGKPSPQNIGLTIVGYIYQQGFQYFNLGFGSAIGITLLGITLLVSLLQLTLTGMFKKEE; from the coding sequence ATGCAGATAGAAAGAGAGTTGACCAAAAACCCTAGAAGGAGCTACCAGCTGGGCAATTCGCAAAAATTGGCACCCTATGTGTTCGTATTCCCGTTTCTGTTGTCATTCGCCGTCTTCTTTGCGTATCCGCTGATCAACGCGGGAGTGATGAGCTTTCAGGAAGTGCTCCCGGGAGAAGTTACGTTTACCGGACTGGATAATTATCGGGCGCTCTGGAATGAGGATTTCGGAGCGGCACTCTACAACAGCAGCCGTTACACCGTATGGACACTGCTGCTGCTGATACCCGTGCCGATGATTCTGGCTGTTCTGCTGAATTCGAAAAAGATGCCGTGGAGCAATTTCTTCAGATCTACCCTGTTTATTCCGGCGCTTACATCCGTAGTCGTCGCAGGTGTGGTGTTCCGCCTCATTTTTGGCGAGCTTGACGGCGCATTAATGAATTCGGTTCTGCATCTTTTCGGGATATCCAGCCAGCGCTGGCTCTACAGCTCCAGCCTGGGAATGTTTGCCCTGCTTGTACTGGCCGGCTGGAGGTGGATCGGCATCAACATTTTATATTTCCTGTCCGCACTGCAGAGCATCCCCGGCGAACTGTACGAGGCGGCTGAAATCGATGGGGCCGGAGCCTTCCGGAAATTGATCAGGATCACTGTTCCCCTGCTGAAGCCAATCACGATTTATGTCGTGACGATCACTATATATGGCGGTTATGCCATGTTCACCGAGAGCTATATGCTGTGGGCAGGCAAACCTTCGCCGCAGAACATCGGCCTTACCATTGTCGGTTATATCTATCAGCAGGGCTTTCAATATTTCAATCTCGGTTTTGGTTCGGCCATTGGGATCACCTTATTGGGGATTACCCTCCTGGTCAGCCTGCTGCAATTAACGCTCACCGGCATGTTTAAGAAGGAGGAATAG
- a CDS encoding ABC transporter substrate-binding protein, producing the protein MKKAFLCTTVLLLILVMGLSGCGGNGNTETSPSDQPAQNNSGSKATEGSETAKPPAEAEKVVFWTFVDAHQKFYESMAASWNESHPDKAIALEATTIPYDDMHTKLLVALQSGVGAPDLVDIEQSKFPNFMKGTPQLVSLNDIVEPELGNIVKSRVEIYSKDNTYYGIDYHVGATVMYYNKEMLDQAGVNPDTIKTWADFETAGKQVLDKTGKPMITFEGNGNWSWWPAISQQGSDQVDENGNVTVDTPVNVKTMEFFQKMVKEGVAAVAPGAGHDTEEYFGYMDSGSAASVFMPFWFMNRFTDHMPDLKGNIIIRPMPAWEEGGNRSAGMGGTATSITNQAKNPGLIKEFLAYAKLSKEGNLQVWKQLGFDPIRTDVWSDPAMKESNKFTDYFGTDIFDTLLSVKDEIAPVHIREKSPEVFDAIRNKAMPQIFIDMKDPAQVLKEVQASLK; encoded by the coding sequence ATGAAAAAAGCATTTCTGTGCACGACGGTATTATTGTTGATTCTGGTTATGGGGCTCAGCGGCTGCGGTGGAAACGGGAATACAGAGACATCCCCGTCGGATCAGCCGGCACAAAACAACAGCGGCAGCAAGGCAACTGAAGGCAGTGAAACAGCAAAACCTCCTGCCGAAGCGGAAAAGGTAGTGTTCTGGACCTTTGTGGACGCGCATCAGAAGTTTTATGAGAGCATGGCGGCCAGCTGGAACGAGAGCCACCCGGACAAGGCCATTGCGCTGGAGGCAACGACCATCCCCTATGACGACATGCATACCAAGCTGCTCGTTGCCCTGCAATCGGGGGTAGGCGCACCGGATCTGGTGGATATTGAACAGAGCAAATTCCCGAACTTCATGAAGGGAACACCACAGCTCGTGTCCCTGAATGACATTGTGGAACCCGAGCTTGGAAACATTGTGAAGTCAAGAGTTGAGATTTATAGCAAAGACAATACGTATTACGGCATTGATTACCATGTAGGTGCGACCGTGATGTATTACAACAAAGAAATGCTTGACCAGGCAGGAGTGAATCCGGACACCATCAAGACCTGGGCTGATTTCGAAACGGCAGGCAAGCAGGTACTGGACAAGACAGGCAAGCCGATGATCACCTTTGAAGGCAACGGCAACTGGTCCTGGTGGCCGGCGATCAGCCAGCAGGGCTCCGACCAGGTGGATGAGAACGGCAATGTTACCGTGGATACGCCGGTCAATGTGAAGACGATGGAATTCTTCCAGAAGATGGTGAAGGAAGGCGTGGCTGCAGTCGCTCCGGGTGCCGGCCATGACACAGAAGAATACTTCGGTTATATGGATTCGGGCAGCGCGGCATCGGTCTTCATGCCTTTCTGGTTCATGAACCGCTTCACCGACCATATGCCGGACCTCAAGGGGAATATCATCATCCGGCCTATGCCGGCTTGGGAAGAAGGCGGCAACCGTTCGGCAGGGATGGGCGGAACCGCTACCTCGATCACTAATCAGGCGAAAAACCCCGGTCTGATCAAGGAGTTCCTGGCCTATGCGAAGCTGTCAAAGGAAGGCAACCTGCAGGTGTGGAAGCAGCTTGGCTTTGATCCGATCCGCACGGATGTATGGAGTGACCCGGCCATGAAGGAGTCGAACAAATTCACCGATTATTTTGGTACGGATATCTTCGATACGCTGCTTAGCGTCAAGGATGAAATTGCGCCCGTCCATATCCGTGAGAAGTCACCTGAAGTGTTCGATGCGATCCGCAACAAAGCCATGCCGCAGATCTTCATCGACATGAAGGACCCGGCACAGGTGCTCAAGGAAGTGCAGGCCAGCCTGAAATAA
- a CDS encoding AraC family transcriptional regulator, with amino-acid sequence MNSPILHFISPPIPYFVDCGHATYASGDLHINRNCIGVFDLIVVLKGTLPVGEDGKVWELHEGEILILRPDGHHYGSAPCTGDTKIIWIHFQTFGSWKECASMDECLDNQGELIESHKQKAYLNHADVCSIYIPKHMKITGKAMEVLDLFFEQEHEPQSLRNWKRQASFQSFLQHLDRDLASPSDATAIQLAEKVELFIRHNYTRDINNPMLQRELNYHPNYLAKSMLKAYGMTPMAYLQNYRVEQSKRLLLQTSWSVTRIAEEVGFHHVSHFSSCFSKKEGLSPSGFRSKFIQKR; translated from the coding sequence ATGAACTCGCCTATTCTCCACTTTATCTCGCCGCCCATCCCCTACTTCGTTGATTGCGGACATGCCACCTATGCCTCCGGGGATCTTCATATCAACCGTAACTGCATCGGTGTCTTTGATCTGATCGTTGTGCTGAAGGGAACTCTTCCGGTCGGTGAGGACGGCAAGGTGTGGGAGCTGCATGAGGGAGAAATTCTTATTCTCCGTCCTGACGGCCACCACTACGGCTCCGCACCCTGCACCGGGGACACGAAGATCATCTGGATTCACTTTCAGACTTTTGGCAGCTGGAAGGAATGTGCCAGTATGGACGAATGTCTGGACAATCAGGGGGAGCTGATCGAAAGCCACAAGCAAAAGGCCTACCTCAATCATGCCGATGTCTGCTCCATTTATATTCCCAAGCATATGAAAATCACGGGAAAAGCGATGGAGGTGCTGGACCTGTTTTTTGAACAGGAGCATGAGCCGCAGTCCCTGCGCAACTGGAAACGCCAGGCTTCCTTCCAATCCTTCCTCCAGCACCTGGACCGTGATCTGGCCTCCCCCTCCGATGCCACCGCCATTCAGCTGGCCGAGAAGGTAGAGCTCTTCATCCGCCATAACTATACACGCGACATCAACAACCCTATGCTGCAGAGGGAACTCAACTACCACCCGAATTATTTGGCCAAAAGCATGCTCAAAGCCTACGGCATGACGCCTATGGCTTATCTGCAGAATTACCGCGTGGAACAGTCCAAACGTCTTCTGTTGCAGACCTCCTGGTCTGTAACCCGGATTGCCGAGGAGGTCGGGTTTCATCACGTTTCCCATTTTTCCTCTTGCTTCTCCAAAAAAGAGGGACTCTCTCCCTCAGGCTTCCGCAGCAAATTTATTCAGAAGCGCTAA